A single Dreissena polymorpha isolate Duluth1 chromosome 14, UMN_Dpol_1.0, whole genome shotgun sequence DNA region contains:
- the LOC127858295 gene encoding P2X purinoceptor 7-like encodes MKTMPREQLEEIILGVLDENPGLILDFHKPVARGEGGYHPPEGAESPDWCVCGKCREMPTQAERICCEREPRHCFSLLPDFTVLVLDPAVLRLARLQRRDILLLDDADEEDPHKANRHAAYRQYILWAHGRLGVGNRRVIPSCCVWAIRDKYPNPFQIYVGFVPARLV; translated from the exons ATGAAGACCATGCCAAGAGAACAGCTTGAGGAAATAATATTGGGGGTCCTAGATGAGAACCCTGGTCTTATATTGGACTTTCATAAGCCAGTAGCCAGGGGTGAAGGTGGATACCATCCACCTGAGGGTGCTGAGTCACCAGACTGGTGTGTGTGTGGAAAATGCAGGGAAATGCCAACCCAGGCAGAGCGAATATGCTGCGAAAGGGAGCCAAGACACTGCTTTTCTCTACTGCCT GACTTCACAGTTCTTGTGCTGGACCCTGCAGTACTGAGACTGGCGAGACTGCAGCGAAGGGACATTCTTCTGCTGGATGATGCTGATGAAGAGGACCCGCACAAGGCCAACAGACATGCTGCCTACAGACAATATATACTGTGGGCACATGGAAGGCTTGGAGTAGGCAACAGAAGAGTTATTCCATCATGCTGTGTTTGGGCGATCAGAGACAAGTACCCTAACCCCTTCCAAATTTATGTGGGTTTTGTTCCTGCCCGTCTTGTTTGA